One window of uncultured Erythrobacter sp. genomic DNA carries:
- the nuoF gene encoding NADH-quinone oxidoreductase subunit NuoF — translation MLADKDRIFTNVYGFQDWGLKAAQARGDWDNTKALITRGQDAIIDEIKASGLRGRGGAGFPTGLKWSFMPKESKDGRPSFLVINADESEPGSCKDREILRHDPHKLVEGALVAGFAMRARAAYIYIRGEFIREAETLQAAIDQAYEAGLIGKNASGSGFDFDVFMHRGAGAYICGEETAMIESLEGKKGQPRLKPPFPAGAGLYGCPTTVNNVESIAVVPTILRRSATWFSSFGRENNAGTKLFQISGHVENPCVVEESMSISFEELIEKHCGGIRGGWDNLLAVIPGGSSVPLVPADQIRHAPMDFDGLKELGSGLGTAGVIVMDKSTDIVRAISRLSYFYKHESCGQCTPCREGTGWMWRVMERLRTGDAAIEEIDMLHEVTKQVEGHTICALGDAAAWPIQGLIRHFRPELEKRIHEHNAQFAEAAE, via the coding sequence ATGCTGGCTGATAAGGACCGCATCTTTACCAATGTCTATGGCTTCCAGGATTGGGGGCTCAAGGCAGCGCAGGCGCGCGGTGATTGGGATAACACCAAGGCGCTGATCACGCGCGGGCAAGACGCGATCATCGATGAGATCAAGGCCAGCGGTTTGCGCGGGCGGGGCGGGGCAGGTTTCCCCACCGGCCTCAAATGGTCGTTCATGCCCAAGGAAAGCAAGGATGGTCGCCCGAGTTTCCTCGTCATCAATGCCGACGAATCCGAGCCAGGCAGCTGCAAGGACCGCGAAATCCTGCGCCACGATCCCCACAAGCTGGTCGAAGGCGCGCTGGTTGCGGGCTTCGCGATGCGTGCGCGGGCGGCATACATCTATATCCGCGGCGAGTTCATCCGCGAGGCTGAGACGCTTCAGGCCGCTATCGATCAGGCCTATGAAGCCGGGTTGATCGGCAAGAATGCGAGCGGATCGGGCTTCGACTTCGACGTCTTCATGCATCGCGGCGCGGGCGCTTACATCTGCGGCGAAGAAACCGCGATGATCGAAAGCCTCGAAGGCAAGAAAGGCCAACCGCGCCTCAAACCGCCATTCCCGGCGGGCGCTGGTCTCTATGGCTGCCCGACCACGGTGAACAATGTCGAGAGTATCGCAGTTGTGCCCACGATCCTGCGGCGCAGCGCGACATGGTTCAGCTCTTTCGGGCGCGAGAACAATGCGGGCACCAAGCTGTTCCAGATCAGCGGCCATGTCGAAAACCCCTGCGTCGTCGAGGAATCGATGAGCATCTCCTTCGAAGAGCTGATCGAGAAACATTGCGGCGGCATTCGCGGCGGGTGGGACAATCTGCTGGCAGTGATCCCCGGCGGCTCGTCTGTTCCGCTCGTGCCTGCGGACCAGATCCGTCATGCTCCAATGGACTTTGATGGGCTGAAAGAGCTTGGCTCGGGCCTTGGCACAGCTGGCGTGATCGTAATGGACAAATCCACCGACATCGTGCGCGCGATCAGCCGCCTCAGCTACTTCTACAAGCACGAAAGCTGCGGCCAGTGCACACCCTGCCGTGAAGGCACGGGCTGGATGTGGCGCGTGATGGAGCGCCTACGCACCGGCGATGCGGCTATCGAAGAGATCGACATGCTGCACGAAGTGACCAAGCAGGTCGAAGGCCACACAATCTGCGCGCTGGGCGACGCGGCGGCATGGCCAATCCAAGGCCTGATCCGCCACTTCCGTCCCGAGCTGGAAAAGCGCATCCACGAGCATAACGCGCAATTTGCGGAGGCTGCGGAGTAG
- the nuoE gene encoding NADH-quinone oxidoreductase subunit NuoE — MADRTPAPDTPELRARWGSFAWTKENKAKADYHIAKYPEGRQKSAVMPLLDLAQRQVGTETDTQGWLPLPVIEYVAAYIDVPVIRVLEVATFYFMYNMKPVGKYHVQVCGTTPCMLRGSDDIISACKKRGMEFGKVSEDGLWTLTEVECMGNCATAPMVQINDDNYEDLTPERLDTVLDALAKGEQPKTGTQEPGRHTSEPKGGVTSLPEMVDANHDYRGDW; from the coding sequence ATGGCTGACCGCACACCCGCACCCGACACACCCGAACTGCGCGCGCGCTGGGGCTCTTTTGCTTGGACGAAAGAGAACAAGGCCAAGGCGGATTATCACATCGCCAAATATCCCGAGGGCCGCCAGAAATCGGCGGTGATGCCGCTGCTCGACCTGGCGCAGCGTCAGGTTGGCACAGAGACGGATACGCAGGGCTGGCTGCCGCTGCCGGTGATCGAATATGTCGCCGCCTATATCGACGTGCCGGTGATCCGCGTGCTCGAAGTCGCGACCTTCTACTTCATGTACAATATGAAGCCGGTCGGGAAATATCACGTGCAGGTTTGCGGCACGACGCCGTGCATGCTGCGCGGGTCGGACGACATCATCAGCGCGTGCAAGAAACGCGGGATGGAGTTCGGCAAGGTCTCTGAAGACGGGTTGTGGACCCTCACCGAAGTCGAATGCATGGGCAATTGCGCGACCGCGCCGATGGTCCAGATCAATGACGACAATTACGAAGACCTGACGCCAGAGCGGCTCGACACGGTTCTCGACGCGCTGGCCAAGGGTGAGCAGCCCAAGACCGGCACACAAGAGCCGGGCCGTCACACTTCCGAGCCCAAGGGCGGCGTCACAAGCCTTCCCGAAATGGTTGATGCCAATCACGATTATCGGGGTGATTGGTGA
- a CDS encoding NADH-quinone oxidoreductase subunit D: MSVQIEESPTTQGDVITNYTINFGPQHPAAHGVLRMIMELDGEVIERVDPHVGLLHRGTEKLIEQKTYLQALPYFDRLDYCSPLCQEHSYVLAIEKLLNIEVPERAQYLRVLFAELTRICNHMLNIGAHVMDVGAMTPNLWVFELREDCLNFFERASGARMHSAWFRPGGVHQDVPEKLLVDIGDWLDNRFFQLFDDAMSLVIDNRIFKQRNVDIAVVSRDDAVAWGFSGPMIRAAGIPWDLRKSQPYDVYDRMEFDIPVGTNSDCYDRFMVRVNEVRESAKIIKQCIRDMPQGPIASTDGKVSPPKRGEMKQSMESLIHHFKLYTEGFHVPAGEVYVATESPKGEFGVYLVSDGTNKPYRCKIRPTAFSHLQAMDMMSKGHMLPDATAILGAIDVVFGECDR; encoded by the coding sequence GTGAGCGTCCAAATCGAAGAATCGCCCACTACCCAGGGCGATGTCATCACCAATTACACGATCAATTTCGGTCCCCAGCATCCGGCGGCGCATGGCGTGCTGCGGATGATTATGGAGCTGGACGGCGAAGTGATCGAGCGCGTCGATCCGCATGTCGGCCTGCTCCATCGCGGCACCGAGAAGCTGATCGAGCAGAAGACCTATCTGCAGGCGCTGCCGTATTTTGACCGCTTGGATTACTGCTCGCCGCTGTGTCAGGAGCACTCCTATGTTCTGGCGATCGAGAAGCTACTCAACATCGAAGTGCCGGAGCGCGCGCAATATCTGCGTGTGCTGTTCGCTGAGCTGACCCGCATCTGCAACCACATGCTCAATATCGGTGCGCATGTGATGGATGTCGGCGCGATGACGCCGAACCTGTGGGTGTTCGAGCTGCGTGAGGATTGCCTCAACTTCTTCGAACGCGCCAGCGGCGCGCGGATGCACTCGGCCTGGTTCCGTCCCGGCGGCGTGCATCAGGATGTGCCTGAAAAGCTGCTGGTCGATATTGGCGACTGGCTCGACAACCGGTTCTTCCAGCTGTTCGACGACGCGATGAGCCTGGTGATCGACAACCGCATCTTTAAACAGCGCAATGTCGATATCGCCGTGGTCAGCCGCGATGATGCGGTCGCATGGGGCTTCAGCGGCCCGATGATCCGCGCAGCCGGCATCCCGTGGGATCTGCGCAAGTCGCAGCCCTACGACGTCTATGACCGTATGGAATTCGATATTCCGGTCGGCACCAACAGCGACTGCTACGACCGCTTCATGGTCCGCGTGAATGAAGTGCGCGAGAGCGCCAAGATCATCAAACAGTGCATCCGCGACATGCCGCAAGGTCCGATCGCGAGCACCGACGGCAAAGTCTCTCCGCCCAAGCGCGGCGAGATGAAGCAGTCGATGGAGAGCCTGATCCACCACTTCAAGCTCTACACCGAAGGCTTCCACGTGCCCGCGGGCGAAGTCTATGTCGCGACCGAAAGCCCCAAAGGCGAGTTCGGCGTCTATCTCGTCAGCGACGGCACCAACAAGCCATACCGCTGCAAGATCCGCCCGACGGCCTTCTCGCACCTTCAGGCGATGGACATGATGAGCAAAGGCCACATGCTGCCTGATGCGACCGCGATTTTAGGCGCGATTGATGTGGTGTTCGGGGAGTGTGACCGGTGA
- a CDS encoding VOC family protein: MIAAQPQIESTAACLLVRDVRASAKYYAEKLGFVAPQLWGESDASFAIPQRDGQAIMIARANDGKSLHANSSDFGMFSAYFWVRNVDELHEEFVANGADITEEPTDRPYGIREIYVRDLDGHLICFGSDIDEVQH, encoded by the coding sequence ATGATCGCGGCCCAGCCTCAAATCGAATCAACCGCAGCGTGCCTGTTGGTGCGTGATGTGCGAGCTTCAGCGAAATATTATGCTGAGAAACTTGGCTTTGTTGCGCCGCAGCTGTGGGGCGAGTCTGACGCGAGCTTTGCAATCCCCCAGCGCGATGGCCAGGCGATTATGATTGCGCGAGCTAACGACGGCAAATCACTCCACGCCAACTCAAGCGATTTCGGCATGTTCAGCGCCTATTTCTGGGTTCGCAATGTTGATGAATTGCATGAAGAATTCGTCGCAAATGGTGCCGATATCACCGAAGAGCCTACAGATCGCCCCTATGGTATCCGCGAAATCTATGTCCGTGATCTCGACGGGCATCTGATCTGCTTTGGCAGTGACATTGATGAGGTTCAGCACTGA